From the Thermococcus guaymasensis DSM 11113 genome, one window contains:
- a CDS encoding GTP cyclohydrolase IV, with protein sequence MLVETQEEAPKIREPLRRVGITNLRIIAKINWKGKVYTFIPVFEITIDLPAEKKGIHMSRLVESITEAMSEAVEEEVMEAHSSLEELGRAVIRRLESKHPHRRAEVWIKTHLIIPRETPASGKTSYEPYDVEVGVIKNEDGTFEKVLRVRVIGNTVCPHAMANNNGKTHIQRAIGELEVRAGYDEKIELEEMIDVVESSFSSPTYTLLKTVDENAVVQRMFENPKFVEDVAREIFAKAKERFNGKIHVRVISNESIHKHDVIAETWS encoded by the coding sequence ATGCTCGTTGAAACTCAAGAAGAAGCACCCAAAATTAGAGAACCCCTCAGGCGCGTTGGCATTACGAACCTTAGGATAATCGCCAAGATAAACTGGAAAGGGAAGGTTTACACGTTCATCCCGGTGTTTGAGATAACCATAGACCTTCCCGCCGAGAAGAAGGGCATCCACATGAGCAGGCTCGTGGAGAGCATAACCGAGGCCATGAGTGAGGCCGTAGAGGAAGAGGTAATGGAGGCCCACAGCTCGCTTGAAGAGCTTGGAAGAGCCGTCATAAGGCGCCTTGAGAGCAAGCACCCGCACAGAAGGGCGGAGGTCTGGATTAAGACCCACCTCATAATCCCCAGGGAAACGCCGGCGAGCGGGAAGACAAGCTACGAGCCCTACGATGTCGAGGTCGGCGTCATAAAGAACGAGGATGGCACCTTCGAGAAGGTTCTCCGCGTCAGGGTGATTGGGAACACGGTCTGCCCCCACGCGATGGCCAACAACAACGGGAAGACGCACATACAGCGCGCCATCGGCGAGCTTGAAGTGAGGGCTGGCTATGACGAGAAGATAGAGCTTGAAGAAATGATAGACGTCGTGGAGAGCTCATTCAGCTCGCCGACATACACCCTCCTGAAGACAGTCGACGAAAACGCGGTTGTGCAGAGGATGTTTGAAAATCCAAAGTTCGTCGAGGACGTCGCGAGGGAGATATTCGCGAAGGCAAAGGAGCGCTTCAACGGGAAGATTCACGTGCGCGTCATAAGCAACGAGAGCATTCACAAGCACGATGTTATAGCGGAGACCTGGAGCTAA
- a CDS encoding Era-like GTP-binding protein, with protein MIKVAIIGAENVGKSTLMNALLGGKVSEVEDLPGTTKGIIRRRFGKLKIPKGMKNPFGGADEFVLIDTAGLFDPKLELRGKVLSEERFRELIEEIVSADIVIHMVDATVGLHRGMEKLHHMLKMRYEKPIIVVINKIDLVSRERVEELRKIIKKRLEQEPLALSLVTYEGFNELLERIAHMAMYAGRH; from the coding sequence TTGATAAAGGTTGCGATCATCGGTGCCGAAAACGTTGGAAAATCGACCCTCATGAACGCCCTCCTGGGTGGGAAAGTCAGTGAGGTGGAGGATCTGCCCGGAACGACGAAGGGGATAATCCGGAGACGCTTTGGAAAGCTAAAGATCCCCAAGGGGATGAAGAACCCCTTTGGTGGAGCGGACGAGTTCGTGCTCATTGACACGGCGGGGCTGTTTGATCCGAAGCTCGAACTCCGTGGTAAGGTTCTCAGCGAGGAGCGCTTTAGGGAGCTCATAGAGGAGATAGTCTCCGCGGACATAGTTATCCACATGGTTGACGCGACGGTTGGCCTTCACAGGGGGATGGAGAAGCTCCACCACATGCTCAAGATGCGCTATGAGAAGCCTATAATCGTGGTAATCAACAAGATCGATCTCGTTTCGCGCGAGAGAGTCGAGGAGCTGAGAAAAATCATAAAGAAGAGGCTTGAACAGGAGCCCCTAGCGTTATCACTCGTCACCTACGAGGGCTTTAACGAGCTCCTAGAGAGGATCGCCCACATGGCGATGTACGCCGGGAGGCATTAG
- a CDS encoding HD domain-containing protein, whose protein sequence is MLELFLELGNLKRLPRTGWLLRGVPSPEPIAAHSYRVAMITLFLADELKSRGVEIDVEKALKIALLHDVGEARMTDIPMPAQRYFNKVKGEVKALREMLSVTGREGEYLSLFREYEEELSVEGKLVKFADRLEMLIQAYEYEKAGFRNLDEFWGAVNKLRESELYRYFGELVEGLVERREKLHRG, encoded by the coding sequence ATGCTGGAGCTGTTCTTGGAGCTCGGAAACCTGAAGAGGCTCCCGAGAACGGGATGGCTCTTGCGGGGGGTGCCTAGTCCCGAGCCCATAGCGGCCCACTCCTACAGAGTTGCCATGATAACCCTTTTTCTGGCCGATGAGCTCAAATCGAGGGGCGTTGAAATCGACGTTGAGAAGGCCCTCAAGATAGCGCTCCTCCACGACGTCGGCGAGGCTAGGATGACTGACATCCCGATGCCGGCCCAGAGGTACTTCAACAAGGTCAAGGGTGAGGTCAAGGCGCTGAGGGAGATGCTGAGCGTCACAGGCAGGGAGGGAGAGTACCTAAGCCTGTTCCGCGAGTACGAGGAGGAGCTGAGCGTAGAAGGAAAGCTCGTTAAGTTCGCCGACAGGCTGGAGATGCTGATTCAGGCTTATGAGTATGAAAAGGCGGGCTTCAGGAATTTAGACGAGTTCTGGGGAGCGGTAAACAAGCTCAGGGAGAGCGAGCTCTATCGGTACTTTGGGGAACTCGTTGAGGGACTTGTGGAGCGGAGGGAAAAGCTGCATCGAGGTTAG
- a CDS encoding RNA-guided endonuclease InsQ/TnpB family protein yields the protein MSSETIKLTAKFKLKETPEGLGALFQTYREIVNFLITHAFENTVTSFYRLKKETYKSLRQEYPELPSHYLYTACQMATAIFKSFRKRKKKGKAKGKPVFKREVIMLDDHLFKLDLENKTVKLSTPNRRIQLEFYPAKYHEKFKDWKVGQAWLVKTPKGVFLNVVFSREVEVEELKAFVGVDLNENNVTLSLPNGEFVQIITHEREVRTGYFLKRRKIQRKIRAGKRRRGLLEKYGRREKNRLNDLCHKLANKIVELAEKYGGIALEDLAEIRDSIRYSAEMNGRLHRWSFRKLQSIIEYKAKLRGVRVVFVNPAFTSSLCPVCGEKLSPNGHRVLKCSNCGFEADRDVVGSWNVRLRALKMWGVTVPPESPPMKTGVGKVIRYDWFTSSKSSGQPERWANLDAAFPSAPQVPQRVPQSTDRARSP from the coding sequence ATGTCGAGTGAAACCATCAAACTCACTGCAAAATTCAAGCTCAAGGAAACGCCAGAAGGGTTAGGTGCCCTCTTCCAAACTTACCGGGAAATTGTGAACTTCCTCATCACTCATGCTTTTGAGAATACTGTAACCAGCTTCTACCGGTTGAAAAAGGAGACTTACAAAAGCCTCCGCCAAGAGTATCCAGAACTCCCAAGCCATTATCTCTACACGGCCTGCCAAATGGCGACTGCAATCTTCAAAAGCTTTAGGAAACGCAAAAAGAAGGGAAAAGCCAAGGGAAAGCCAGTATTCAAAAGGGAAGTCATTATGCTGGACGACCATCTCTTCAAACTCGATTTAGAGAACAAAACCGTAAAACTCTCAACTCCGAATAGAAGGATTCAGTTGGAGTTTTATCCTGCAAAATACCACGAGAAGTTCAAGGACTGGAAGGTTGGGCAGGCTTGGTTGGTGAAAACACCGAAGGGAGTCTTCCTAAACGTCGTCTTCTCAAGGGAAGTCGAGGTTGAAGAGCTTAAAGCCTTTGTTGGGGTGGATTTGAACGAGAACAATGTAACGCTTTCCCTTCCAAACGGTGAATTTGTTCAAATAATCACGCACGAGCGAGAGGTTAGAACGGGCTACTTCCTAAAGCGGAGGAAAATTCAGCGGAAAATTAGGGCTGGAAAGAGGAGGAGAGGGCTTCTCGAAAAATATGGGCGGAGGGAGAAGAACAGGCTTAACGACCTTTGTCACAAGCTGGCCAACAAAATTGTTGAGTTAGCGGAGAAGTATGGTGGAATTGCTCTGGAAGATTTGGCGGAAATCAGGGATTCAATCAGGTATTCGGCTGAGATGAATGGGAGACTTCACAGGTGGAGTTTTAGGAAACTTCAGAGCATTATTGAATACAAGGCTAAATTGAGGGGAGTTAGGGTTGTTTTCGTGAATCCGGCCTTTACTTCCTCCCTGTGCCCGGTATGTGGGGAAAAACTAAGCCCGAATGGGCACAGGGTTTTAAAGTGTTCGAATTGTGGGTTTGAAGCCGATCGGGACGTGGTTGGGAGTTGGAATGTTCGTTTAAGAGCCCTGAAGATGTGGGGAGTAACCGTTCCCCCCGAAAGCCCTCCAATGAAGACGGGAGTGGGGAAGGTTATCCGCTACGATTGGTTCACAAGTTCCAAAAGTAGCGGACAACCAGAACGGTGGGCTAACCTCGATGCAGCTTTTCCCTCCGCTCCACAAGTCCCTCAACGAGTTCCCCAAAGTACCGATAGAGCTCGCTCTCCCTGA
- a CDS encoding ATP-binding protein, giving the protein MITQKFVDREEELKTLRRAFKKGALIVVYGRRRVGKTRLLVEASRGFRMLYHLCKEEEVNETLKTLNAKLFSLTGDDSLLRHPIRSFEEFFERLPEDVVVIFDEFQVLAKNHPRILGVLQEHLDFRGSGSVVLCGSSVSMMEGLISYGSPIYGRRTLSLKVEPLKFRHIGEFFPNYCLEDLVKVYGMVDGIPEYLLRLDPTLSPEENAREEFFGRGFLYDEAEYLLRYELRDLSTYNTILEAISYGHRSFNELRNITGLDGSKLTRYLSILMNLGVVGREAPVTEKPKKRARNSRYYIADNYFAFYYTFVYPFKEGIEIGLPDEALEHFERNFNRYLGFTFEKVAKEFLIELNRAGRLPFRFTKIGRWWKKGEEIDLVALNESDKKALFVEVKWKELSEREARGVLKDLERKADLVGLDGWEKSYGLIAKSVEGKGRLKEESYLIWDLEDFSTGGGGLL; this is encoded by the coding sequence ATGATTACACAAAAGTTCGTTGACAGGGAAGAGGAGCTGAAGACGCTGAGGAGGGCATTCAAAAAGGGCGCGCTCATCGTGGTCTACGGCAGGAGAAGGGTCGGGAAGACGAGGCTCCTCGTCGAGGCTTCCAGGGGATTCAGAATGCTCTACCACCTCTGCAAGGAGGAGGAAGTTAACGAGACCCTGAAAACCCTCAACGCAAAGCTCTTCTCCCTCACAGGTGATGATTCGCTGTTAAGGCATCCAATACGCTCGTTTGAGGAGTTCTTTGAGAGACTGCCAGAGGACGTTGTGGTTATCTTCGACGAGTTTCAGGTTCTGGCCAAAAACCACCCCAGAATCCTCGGCGTCCTTCAGGAGCACCTGGACTTCAGGGGGAGCGGGAGTGTAGTCCTCTGCGGTTCGAGTGTTTCGATGATGGAGGGGCTCATATCCTACGGCAGTCCAATCTACGGGAGGAGAACCCTCTCGCTCAAGGTCGAGCCCCTGAAGTTCCGCCACATCGGCGAGTTCTTTCCGAACTACTGCCTTGAAGACCTCGTCAAGGTCTATGGCATGGTTGATGGGATTCCAGAGTACCTGCTCCGCCTTGACCCAACCCTGTCCCCCGAGGAGAACGCGCGGGAAGAATTCTTCGGAAGGGGCTTCCTCTACGACGAGGCTGAATATTTGCTCCGCTACGAGCTCCGCGATCTGAGTACCTACAACACGATTCTTGAGGCGATAAGCTACGGCCACCGCTCGTTCAACGAGCTGAGGAACATTACAGGACTCGACGGGTCAAAGCTGACGCGCTACCTCAGCATACTCATGAACCTCGGGGTAGTCGGCAGGGAAGCTCCCGTTACGGAAAAGCCGAAGAAGCGCGCCCGGAACTCTCGCTACTACATAGCCGACAACTACTTCGCATTCTACTACACGTTCGTTTATCCGTTCAAGGAGGGAATAGAGATTGGGCTTCCCGATGAGGCGCTTGAGCACTTTGAGAGGAACTTCAACCGTTACCTCGGCTTCACGTTCGAGAAGGTTGCCAAAGAGTTTTTAATCGAGCTGAACAGGGCTGGAAGGCTGCCCTTCAGGTTCACAAAAATTGGCAGGTGGTGGAAAAAAGGAGAGGAGATTGATTTAGTCGCTTTGAACGAGAGCGATAAGAAAGCGCTCTTCGTTGAGGTCAAGTGGAAAGAGTTGAGCGAGCGGGAAGCTAGGGGGGTTTTGAAGGATTTAGAACGAAAGGCCGACCTTGTGGGGCTGGATGGCTGGGAGAAGAGTTATGGATTGATTGCAAAGAGCGTTGAGGGGAAAGGACGATTAAAGGAAGAAAGCTACCTCATCTGGGACTTGGAGGACTTCTCCACGGGAGGTGGGGGGTTGTTGTAG
- the wtpA gene encoding tungstate ABC transporter substrate-binding protein WtpA yields the protein MKKAVPLMILTLLVSVLAAGCINGSNEKDEKLIIFHAGSLSIPFKQLEDEFSKYAEENLGVKVKFQDEADGSVKTVRKVTDLGKKADIVAVADYTLIPQLMVPNYADFYVLFATNEIVIAFTDKSRYADEITSDNWYEILARPGVTFGFSDPNQDPCGYRSVMVMKLADLYYGKPIFETLVEKNTNIHANSSLIVAPKEIRVKSDKVVIRPKETDLTGLVESGSLDYFFIYKSVAEQHNLKYVTLPDEINLKDFSKAEYYGQVSITLGSTGKTIKAKPIVYGVTVPKDAPHRELAMEFLRFLLSEKGREIFKANHQDFIWPPIAFGNVPPEIKDEVKIEG from the coding sequence ATGAAGAAGGCCGTGCCTTTAATGATCCTCACCCTTCTGGTGTCGGTTTTGGCAGCCGGCTGTATAAACGGCTCGAATGAAAAGGATGAGAAGCTGATAATCTTCCACGCGGGCTCACTGAGCATTCCGTTCAAGCAGCTGGAAGACGAGTTTTCGAAGTATGCGGAGGAAAACCTCGGCGTTAAGGTGAAGTTTCAGGATGAGGCGGACGGGAGCGTCAAAACCGTCAGGAAGGTTACCGACCTCGGAAAGAAAGCTGATATAGTGGCCGTTGCAGATTACACCCTCATTCCCCAGCTTATGGTTCCCAACTACGCGGACTTCTACGTCCTCTTTGCGACCAACGAGATAGTTATCGCCTTCACCGATAAGAGTAGGTACGCGGACGAGATCACCTCTGACAACTGGTACGAAATCTTAGCGAGGCCAGGAGTCACCTTTGGCTTTTCAGACCCCAACCAGGATCCCTGCGGCTACCGCTCGGTAATGGTCATGAAGCTTGCCGACCTCTACTACGGAAAACCAATCTTTGAGACTCTTGTCGAGAAGAACACCAACATCCACGCCAACAGCTCCCTAATCGTTGCCCCGAAGGAAATCCGGGTAAAGAGCGACAAAGTCGTCATAAGGCCGAAGGAGACCGATTTGACAGGCCTTGTTGAGAGCGGAAGCCTTGACTACTTCTTCATCTACAAGAGCGTCGCCGAACAGCACAACCTTAAGTACGTAACCCTGCCCGATGAAATAAACCTCAAGGACTTCAGCAAGGCGGAGTACTACGGCCAAGTGAGCATAACCCTCGGCTCGACAGGAAAAACGATTAAAGCAAAGCCGATTGTCTACGGCGTCACCGTCCCAAAGGACGCGCCCCACAGGGAGCTCGCGATGGAGTTCCTCAGGTTCCTCCTGAGCGAGAAGGGCAGGGAAATCTTCAAGGCCAACCACCAGGACTTCATCTGGCCGCCGATAGCGTTCGGCAACGTTCCACCTGAGATAAAGGACGAGGTGAAGATCGAGGGGTGA
- the wtpB gene encoding tungstate ABC transporter permease WtpB — protein sequence MKRDYTLYFFASLGSFLIAYIALPLVVIFAKQLSDVEMLVKTLHDPYVIEALRNSLLTATATTLIALLFGVPLGYVLARKDFPGKSLVQALVDVPIVIPHSVVGIMLLVTFSSAILDSYKGIIAAMLFVSAPFTINAARDGFLAVDEKVEAVARTLGASRLRVFFSVSLPIALPSVASGAIMTWARAISEVGAILIVAYYPKTAQVLILEYFNNYGLRASRPIAVLMVAISLTIFVLLRWIVGRKANAPS from the coding sequence ATGAAACGCGACTACACCCTCTACTTTTTCGCATCGCTGGGGAGCTTTCTCATCGCCTACATAGCCCTTCCGTTAGTGGTTATCTTCGCCAAACAGCTCTCGGACGTGGAGATGCTCGTTAAGACGCTCCACGACCCCTACGTCATCGAGGCCCTCAGGAACTCTCTTCTAACAGCAACGGCAACGACGCTGATAGCGCTCCTCTTCGGCGTCCCCCTCGGCTACGTCCTGGCGAGAAAGGACTTCCCGGGAAAGAGCCTCGTTCAGGCCCTCGTTGACGTCCCCATAGTAATCCCCCACTCAGTAGTTGGAATAATGCTCCTCGTGACCTTTTCGAGCGCGATACTCGACAGCTACAAGGGCATAATAGCGGCGATGCTCTTCGTCTCGGCTCCTTTCACGATAAACGCCGCGCGCGATGGCTTCTTGGCCGTTGATGAAAAAGTGGAAGCAGTCGCGAGAACCCTCGGCGCTTCTCGCCTAAGGGTCTTCTTCTCGGTCTCCCTGCCGATAGCCCTTCCCAGTGTGGCGAGCGGGGCGATAATGACGTGGGCCCGGGCTATAAGCGAGGTTGGAGCCATACTTATCGTCGCCTACTACCCGAAGACGGCGCAGGTGTTAATCCTCGAGTACTTCAACAACTACGGGCTGAGGGCCTCAAGGCCGATAGCGGTTCTCATGGTGGCCATAAGCCTCACGATATTCGTCCTGCTCCGCTGGATTGTAGGGAGGAAGGCCAATGCTCCGAGCTGA
- the wtpC gene encoding tungstate ABC transporter ATP-binding protein WtpC, with protein MLRAEGISKDWREFHLRDITFEVEAGEHFIILGPSGAGKTVLLEIIAGIIEPDSGRIYLNGRDVTELPPEKRGLAYVPQNYALFPNMSVYDNIAFGLKVRKVPKPEIERRVREISKVLGIEHLLHRKPRTLSGGEQQRVALARALVVEPPLILLDEPFANLDVQTRSRLIGEMKRWREELGFTALHVTHSFEEAVSLGDRVGVMLGGRLVQVGSVKEVFSKPASEEVARFLGFENIIEGIAEGRKLRANGVEIELPVEAKGRVRVGLRPEDIILSLEPIRTSARNEFKATVESVEELGPLIRVHLRIGNLHLRAFITRSSMLEMGITKGREVYVSFKASALHVF; from the coding sequence ATGCTCCGAGCTGAGGGAATCTCCAAGGACTGGAGAGAGTTTCATCTGAGGGATATAACCTTCGAGGTGGAAGCGGGAGAGCACTTCATAATCCTCGGCCCGAGCGGCGCTGGAAAGACAGTCCTCCTTGAGATAATCGCTGGCATAATAGAGCCCGACTCGGGTAGGATCTACCTGAACGGAAGGGACGTTACGGAACTGCCCCCCGAGAAGCGCGGTTTGGCCTACGTCCCCCAGAACTACGCCCTCTTCCCGAACATGAGCGTTTACGACAACATAGCTTTTGGTCTGAAAGTCAGAAAAGTTCCAAAGCCCGAAATCGAGCGTAGAGTCAGGGAAATTTCAAAGGTTCTCGGGATAGAGCACCTTCTCCACAGAAAGCCGAGAACGCTGAGTGGCGGGGAGCAGCAAAGGGTTGCCCTCGCGAGGGCCTTGGTCGTTGAGCCACCTTTAATCCTCCTAGATGAGCCCTTTGCCAACCTCGACGTCCAGACCCGCTCCCGGCTCATCGGCGAGATGAAGCGCTGGAGGGAGGAGCTCGGCTTTACCGCTCTGCACGTCACCCACTCCTTTGAGGAGGCGGTGAGCCTGGGTGACAGGGTCGGCGTGATGCTCGGCGGCAGGCTCGTCCAGGTGGGAAGCGTGAAGGAGGTCTTCTCAAAACCCGCGAGCGAGGAGGTTGCACGATTCCTCGGCTTCGAGAACATAATCGAGGGAATTGCGGAGGGAAGGAAACTTAGGGCGAACGGTGTTGAGATTGAGCTCCCGGTCGAAGCTAAAGGGCGGGTCAGGGTCGGCTTGAGGCCCGAGGACATAATACTCTCCCTTGAACCAATAAGGACGTCCGCGAGGAACGAGTTCAAGGCAACGGTCGAGTCGGTGGAAGAGCTCGGCCCGCTCATAAGGGTTCATCTGAGGATAGGCAACCTTCACTTAAGGGCGTTCATAACCCGTTCCTCGATGCTGGAGATGGGAATAACGAAAGGAAGAGAAGTCTACGTCAGCTTCAAGGCGAGTGCCCTCCATGTGTTCTGA
- a CDS encoding molybdopterin molybdotransferase MoeA: protein MREFKRLTPYREALELLLNDLSEIPDVEEVPLDEALGRVLAEDVVSPIDSPPFGRSAVDGYALRAEDTFPAREYSPVELRVIDEITAGDVSDATVEPGTAVKLMTGAKLPEGANAVLMQEMAEREGDLIRVLRPVAPGQNVAFAGEDVKKGEVILKKGQVLRPQDLALLKSVGFKTVRVKRKPRVGIIITGDELIEEFDEEALKAGKILESNSVMLKGLVERYFGEPIFYGVLPDDEDVIKEVVDRAKTESDLVLVTGGSAFGDRDFAHRFVSLLFHGTTIKPGRPIGYGEGVFVMSGYPAAVFAQFHLYVKHALAKLVGARNYEVRVRATLTDRVSSQLGRYEFVKVWYENGRAKPIKKRGSGLISSLVQSNGYVAIPENSEGYLEGEEVEVILY, encoded by the coding sequence ATGAGGGAGTTCAAAAGGCTTACTCCGTACAGGGAAGCTTTAGAGCTCTTGCTCAACGATCTGAGCGAAATACCAGACGTGGAAGAAGTTCCTCTCGATGAGGCCCTCGGCAGGGTCCTTGCAGAGGACGTTGTTTCTCCCATAGACAGCCCTCCCTTCGGTCGTTCGGCGGTGGATGGGTACGCGTTAAGGGCTGAGGACACCTTCCCCGCAAGGGAGTACAGTCCGGTCGAACTGAGAGTCATCGACGAAATAACCGCGGGTGATGTCAGCGATGCAACGGTTGAACCGGGAACGGCAGTAAAGCTTATGACTGGGGCTAAGCTTCCCGAGGGGGCGAACGCGGTTCTAATGCAGGAAATGGCTGAGAGGGAGGGGGATTTGATAAGGGTGCTCCGCCCAGTCGCTCCGGGGCAGAACGTGGCCTTTGCCGGCGAGGATGTAAAGAAGGGAGAGGTAATCCTCAAGAAGGGTCAGGTGCTAAGGCCTCAGGATTTGGCCCTGCTGAAGAGCGTTGGCTTCAAAACGGTCAGGGTAAAGCGGAAGCCCAGGGTTGGGATAATAATCACCGGAGACGAGCTGATAGAGGAGTTTGACGAGGAAGCTCTAAAAGCTGGTAAAATCCTTGAGAGCAACTCGGTCATGCTTAAGGGCCTCGTTGAGCGCTACTTTGGTGAGCCGATCTTCTATGGAGTTCTTCCCGATGACGAGGACGTGATAAAAGAAGTCGTAGATCGGGCAAAGACCGAGAGCGACCTGGTTCTCGTTACAGGGGGTTCAGCCTTCGGCGACAGGGACTTTGCCCACCGCTTCGTCAGTTTGCTCTTCCACGGCACGACGATAAAGCCCGGGCGTCCCATAGGCTACGGTGAGGGGGTCTTCGTAATGAGCGGCTATCCTGCTGCAGTTTTTGCCCAGTTCCACCTGTACGTCAAACACGCCTTGGCGAAGCTCGTCGGTGCCAGGAACTATGAGGTTCGCGTCAGGGCTACGCTCACTGACAGGGTGTCCAGCCAGCTCGGAAGATATGAGTTCGTGAAGGTCTGGTACGAGAACGGGAGGGCAAAACCGATTAAAAAGCGGGGTAGCGGGCTCATAAGCTCGCTGGTGCAGAGCAACGGGTACGTGGCGATTCCGGAGAACAGTGAGGGATATCTGGAGGGGGAAGAAGTTGAAGTGATCCTTTACTGA
- a CDS encoding MogA/MoaB family molybdenum cofactor biosynthesis protein, whose translation MGVEEHKKSAPKKFNFAVITVSDTASRGEKEDQSGKFLVEELQRNGHECVLYKVVPDEKMAIIGAVVDAFEAGADVVVTSGGTGITSRDITIESVRPLFDKELTGFGEIFRLMSYEEIGTAAVMTRATAGIIRSAGRAMAVFCLPGSLGAAKTGIGIILKEAGHVLKHGRE comes from the coding sequence ATGGGTGTTGAAGAACACAAGAAAAGCGCCCCTAAGAAGTTTAATTTTGCAGTCATAACCGTCAGTGACACTGCAAGCCGGGGAGAAAAAGAAGACCAGAGCGGCAAGTTCCTTGTTGAAGAGCTCCAGAGAAACGGTCACGAGTGCGTGCTTTACAAGGTAGTCCCCGACGAAAAGATGGCCATAATCGGTGCTGTTGTAGATGCCTTTGAAGCGGGTGCCGATGTTGTCGTTACCTCCGGAGGAACGGGGATAACTAGCAGGGACATCACCATCGAAAGCGTCAGACCCCTCTTCGATAAGGAGCTCACGGGTTTCGGCGAGATCTTCCGGCTGATGAGTTACGAGGAGATAGGGACGGCCGCGGTGATGACGAGGGCGACTGCAGGAATAATCAGGAGTGCTGGAAGGGCCATGGCAGTTTTCTGCCTACCGGGCAGCCTCGGTGCGGCCAAAACTGGAATCGGAATCATCCTGAAGGAGGCAGGTCACGTTCTCAAGCACGGGAGGGAGTGA
- a CDS encoding asparaginase yields MRILIIGTGGTIASAKTERGYKATLSVDEILEIAGIRGDGVKIETRDVLNIDSTLIQPEDWITIGKAVFESLHEYDGIVITHGTDTLAYTSSALSFMLRHVPVPVVLTGSMLPITEPNSDAPRNLRTALTFAMKGFPGIYVAFMDKIMLGTRVSKVHSLGLNAFQSINYPDIAYIKGEEVVIRHRPELPAGEPSFDPRIDPNVVHIRLTPGLSPEVFLAVAERAHGVVLEGYGAGGIPYRGRNLLEAVSMVAREKPVVMTTQALYGGVDLTRYEVGRRALEAGVIPAGDMTKEATLVKLMYALGHTKDVEEVGGIMERNLAGELSSAF; encoded by the coding sequence GTGAGGATTCTAATAATCGGCACCGGCGGGACGATAGCGAGCGCGAAGACCGAGAGAGGTTACAAAGCCACGCTGAGCGTCGATGAAATCCTTGAAATCGCTGGAATAAGAGGGGATGGGGTTAAAATCGAAACGCGGGACGTTCTAAACATCGACAGCACGCTCATCCAGCCAGAGGACTGGATAACGATTGGAAAAGCTGTTTTTGAGAGCCTGCACGAGTACGACGGCATCGTCATAACCCACGGGACAGACACGCTCGCATACACATCCTCGGCCTTGAGCTTTATGCTGAGGCACGTCCCTGTTCCGGTAGTTCTGACCGGTTCGATGCTTCCCATAACGGAGCCCAACAGCGACGCGCCGAGGAACCTGAGAACGGCCCTGACCTTCGCGATGAAGGGCTTCCCGGGGATATACGTCGCCTTTATGGACAAAATAATGCTGGGCACGCGCGTTTCAAAGGTGCACTCCCTCGGCCTCAACGCCTTCCAGAGCATAAACTACCCGGACATTGCCTATATCAAGGGCGAGGAGGTCGTAATAAGGCACAGGCCAGAGCTCCCCGCCGGAGAGCCCTCCTTCGACCCGAGGATAGACCCCAACGTCGTCCACATACGCTTAACGCCGGGCCTTTCTCCAGAAGTCTTCCTCGCCGTTGCGGAGAGGGCTCACGGTGTAGTCCTTGAGGGCTATGGTGCTGGAGGAATCCCCTACCGCGGAAGGAACCTCCTTGAGGCCGTCTCAATGGTCGCCCGTGAAAAGCCTGTCGTGATGACGACGCAGGCCCTCTATGGTGGCGTTGATTTGACGCGCTACGAAGTTGGCAGGAGGGCCCTTGAGGCCGGCGTTATTCCCGCCGGAGACATGACGAAGGAAGCGACACTCGTAAAGCTGATGTACGCCCTCGGCCACACAAAGGACGTTGAAGAAGTGGGAGGAATAATGGAAAGAAACCTGGCAGGAGAACTCAGCTCAGCTTTTTGA